One window from the genome of Butyrivibrio proteoclasticus B316 encodes:
- a CDS encoding transposase → MRNTYRTHLEKYLWGDSPFWSASYFCVTTGSVSLDTVKKYIEDQRTEEHKRKYIKTGKYKKKS, encoded by the coding sequence GTGCGAAATACATATAGAACACACCTTGAGAAATACCTATGGGGAGATTCACCCTTCTGGAGTGCAAGTTACTTCTGTGTCACTACCGGAAGTGTTTCTCTTGATACTGTCAAGAAATACATTGAAGATCAACGAACAGAGGAACACAAACGCAAATACATTAAGACGGGGAAATACAAAAAGAAAAGCTAG
- a CDS encoding ATP-binding protein, whose product MASGRNRVQEISDYIREDKSKVSKYLITLQTMRLVEKKVPCGEGAGSRKGIYKLTDNFFRFWFRYEFTNNAYYEMLGADAASKEIMEGISDYMGGCF is encoded by the coding sequence ATAGCCAGTGGGAGAAATAGGGTACAGGAAATATCTGATTATATTCGTGAAGACAAAAGTAAAGTTTCAAAGTATTTAATAACCTTGCAGACAATGCGCCTTGTAGAAAAGAAGGTTCCTTGTGGGGAAGGAGCTGGAAGTCGTAAAGGAATATATAAACTGACGGATAACTTTTTCCGTTTTTGGTTCAGGTATGAATTTACTAATAATGCATATTACGAAATGCTTGGTGCTGATGCTGCTTCAAAAGAAATTATGGAGGGAATATCGGATTACATGGGGGGATGCTTTTGA